In Panicum virgatum strain AP13 chromosome 4N, P.virgatum_v5, whole genome shotgun sequence, a single window of DNA contains:
- the LOC120670830 gene encoding uncharacterized protein LOC120670830 isoform X1 — MLSLSRALGRRLFSSAAAVSESAAAASTSAVRKAQNPLEEFFEVERSTEEDKPRPYYGRSWKASELRLKSWDDLQKHWYVLMKEKNMLMTQRQMLHAENLHFPNPERISKLTWKALSTPCSVLVDAPWISSHHCEEINVPDKACLD; from the exons atgCTGTCCCTGTCGAGGGCTCTCGGGAGGCGGCTCTTCTCATCCGCCGCGGCGGTGTCCgagtccgccgcggccgcgtcgaCGTCGGCGGTGAGGAAGGCGCAGAACCCTCTCGAGGAGTTCTTCGAGGTTGAGCGGAGCACCGAGGAGGACAAGCCCCGTCCCTACTACG GTCGTAGTTGGAAGGCTTCTGAATTGCGCCTAAAATCGTGGGATGATCTTCAGAAGCATTGGTATGTTCTTATGAAGGAAAAGAACATGCTTATGACTCAGCGACAGATGCTGCATGCAGAGAACTTGCATTTTCCAAATCCAGAGCGTATTTCCAAG CTAACTTGGAAAGCACTCTCAACCCCCTGCAGTGTTCTTGTTGATGCGCCGTGGATTTCTTCTCATCACT GTGAAGAAATCAATGTGCCGGATAAAGCATGTCTTGACTGA
- the LOC120670830 gene encoding 39S ribosomal protein L47, mitochondrial-like isoform X2 has protein sequence MLSLSRALGRRLFSSAAAVSESAAAASTSAVRKAQNPLEEFFEVERSTEEDKPRPYYGRSWKASELRLKSWDDLQKHWYVLMKEKNMLMTQRQMLHAENLHFPNPERISKVKKSMCRIKHVLTERAIAEPDPRRSAEMKRMINTL, from the exons atgCTGTCCCTGTCGAGGGCTCTCGGGAGGCGGCTCTTCTCATCCGCCGCGGCGGTGTCCgagtccgccgcggccgcgtcgaCGTCGGCGGTGAGGAAGGCGCAGAACCCTCTCGAGGAGTTCTTCGAGGTTGAGCGGAGCACCGAGGAGGACAAGCCCCGTCCCTACTACG GTCGTAGTTGGAAGGCTTCTGAATTGCGCCTAAAATCGTGGGATGATCTTCAGAAGCATTGGTATGTTCTTATGAAGGAAAAGAACATGCTTATGACTCAGCGACAGATGCTGCATGCAGAGAACTTGCATTTTCCAAATCCAGAGCGTATTTCCAAG GTGAAGAAATCAATGTGCCGGATAAAGCATGTCTTGACTGAGAGGGCCATAGCTGAGCCAGACCCAAGGAGGTCAGCAGAAATGAAGCGGATGATCAACACCCTCTGA